ATGCCAATTGCAGGGCTTGCCCCAGGGACAGGTTTTCAATCATGTATTCCAGGCTTGGCCAGCAGTTGGGGATCTGCTCAGGCGGGATGTTCTGCAATAACACCTGGCGCACCGCTGTCACTGCGCCGAGCAACGCACAGCCCATGCTCGCCGCCCAGTACAGGTAGATGCCCACGCGCCTGGGACCGTGGATCGCCGCTACCAAGTTGATCAGCGTGAACACCGCCAGCAGGCTGCGCTGGATCAGGCATAGGAAGCAAGGCCGCAAAAGAGCCCCGTATTCCAGGTAAAACGACGCGCCCAACGTCAGCACACCGGCCATGAACGCCAGGAAGAACAAGGAGCGTGAGGGGGCCAAAGACATTGTTTATCCGTAACGCAAGAGATAGGTCGTTACGGTAGAGGAAAGACCTTACCCCTTTCAATACGCGTTGGAGCAGACACTTCCGCGAGATCGCAGGGATATCCCGTCAGAGGACAGGTAACTTTACGTGGCACTGTGTGGGAAACCACCTCAAGCCCCTGAAATCCGCAAAATCGAGGGGTTTTGAAGGGCTGGTTGCCAGATGCGTCTGAGCCAACCCTTCAAAAAATCCTACGTCAAACCCGTGCAGGCACCGGGAGCGGTGAGGCTAGCAAGCGACTGTCCAACAGCCCCAGGCCCTCCTGGAACAGTTGATTACTGCGCTCGGCATCACCCAACTGCGCCAGCAATCGCGCCAACTCGGCACAGGCCTCGGGGTTGCGTTGTACTTGCAGGCTGCTTTCCAGATAGTCCCGCGCCTTGCCCCACAAACTGTTTTGCAGGCAGAGCCGTCCCAGTGTCAGCAACAGGCTGGCATCCCCCGGATGGTCCTTGAGCCAGCCTTCGGCGAACTTCAATTGCCGTGCCGAATCGCCCCCGCGCAGCAGGCCATACAACCTGATCAGGTGACTGTCGTACCCGCGCTTGAGCGCGACACGTAAAGCCTCTTCGGCCTTGGCATCGGCGCCCAGCTGGCGCAACTGCTCGGCATAGGCCAGTACCAGTTGGGGCTCCTGGCGCTGGGCCGAGGTCAATTGCTGCCAGGCCCGCTCAAGGGATTGCAGTCCGGCTTCGCCATGTTCTTCACGCTGGACGGCCAGGCTCAGGTTTTCACCCCAGGCTCGGCGCTCCAGCTCTGCCAGCTCGGTGGCGGGCAACACTTTGTCCTTGCGCAGTTCCGGTAAGAGCCGGATCACCGAAGACCAGTCACCGCGCTGCTGGTGCAGGCGCTGGAGCTGGCGCAACACCTGGGCGTTGTGCGGATGGCGCTCATGCATGGCCTGCAGCGTCACGAGGGCGGCGTCCGTGTCGCCACGGTCCATCTGCAACTGTGCGTGGCTCAAGGCAACCGCCAACTCGGCCTGGGGCTGACGCTCCAGGGCGCGCTCCAACAGGCTGTCGGACTCTTCATAGCGCCCCTGCTCGTTGGCCGCCCGGGCCGCGCCGAGGTAGTACAGCAATGGCTGGCGCTCGGCTTCCGCCGCGCGGTGCAGGTGCCGCTCGGCACTGGCCCAGCGGCCTTCCGCCAAGTCCATCTGCCCCTGTTCGATAGCCACCTGCACCCGCCGGCTGCGATTGCGCCGCGACCAGGGATTGACCACACCGCCGGACGTTGTCACCAGGCCCAGCAGCACCCGCAGCAGATAGATCGCCAGACCGACGACAAACACCGCCACCAGGGTCGACCACAGGCCGGACTCATAATGCAGCACATGGGGATAGCTGATCAGCACATAACCGGTGTGTTTCGAGATGCCCACCGCCAGCGCCAGAGCGAGGGCAATCGCCAGCACCAGGATCACATAGAAACGCTTCATCGGCTTTACTCCTGGGTCGCCGGCTTACCGGCGGAAGCCTTGGCTTCATCGGCAGACAGATGGCGGCGTTCAAGGTAAGCCTGCACCGCAGACAAACTTGCGGCGAGGTCCGGGGTCACCACCGAGACGGCCTTGGGCTCAAGCTCGGTGATACGCGCCAGCATGGCCTGGCTTTGCGGGTTGTCCTGGTTGAAGTTGCCCTGCAATACGCTGCGCGCCTCGCCCAACGCCCGGGCGTACACCGCCGGCTCGCCATTGAGTGCGGCCCATTGCGCCTGCTCCAGCGCCAGGCTCAGGGCCAGGCGCACCTGGTTCAGGCCTTGGCCTGCCAGCAACGGGCGGATGTTGTCATCGGGGTTGAAATCGATACGGAAGTAGCGGGAGATCTGCTCCCACCACTGGCTCCAGCGACTGTCAGTGTCGCTGCTCGGACGGCCCTGCGGGCTCTCTTGCAACTGATATTCCGGGGACACGGCAGCCAGTTGCACCACCTGGTCACGCAGCGCCGCCAGTTGCAGGTACAGCCCGGTGCGGTCTGGCTGCTCAACGCTGCGCAAGGCCGCCAGGCTCTTGGCCAACTGCTCGCGGGCGGCGTAGGAACCCGGATCGCTCTGCTCACGCAGGATCTCGTCGGCGCCCTGCACCAGCGCCTGGGCACTGTTGATGTCCTGCAACGCTGACAAGCGCAGGCTGGCCAGACGCAGCAAATGCTCGGCTTCGGCCAGGCGCCAGTCCTTGCGGCTGGCCCCCAGTACGGTTTCCAGACGCTGGTTCAGGCGTTGCTGGTCGCCCTGCAATTGCACCACCAGGCGACGGCGTTCTTCCAGCTCATCAGCACCTGGCAATTGTGCCAGGCGCGCGGCCAATTGCTGCTGCGCCTGCTGGATACCCTGGGACTGTTCATCCAGGGTGCGCACCTGCCCCAACTGTTGCTGGCTGCTCGCTTGCAGGGCCCGGACCTGCCAGAGCCCCCAGCCGCCGGCCGCAACACCGGCGGCACCAAGCAGCAAAGCAAAGACCGCCAGGCCGTTGCCACGGCGAGGTGTAGTGACCGGGGTCTCAACAGGCGCATCAAGCGCGGGCTGAGCTTCATCTTTAGGCAAGGCTGTTTCGCTCACGTGTCCATCCTTTGCGTTATTAGAGAGTGGGAACGGGCTGGCTCCGTAACGCCACTAGCAAAGCCGCGGCACTGGCACCGCGACAATCCACAACTTTTTCCGCGCCCGCAGCCCGCGCCATTTCGGCGACTCGTGGGCTGGGCACGAACAACGGCAACTGTGCCACGCGTGGCCAATCGGCACCGGCGAGGCCTTGCAGATGCAAAAAACCCTGCCCACTGCTGACCACCAGGCCGTTCAAGCGTTCCACATCAATGCGCTGGGTGAGCACATCCGGGTCGTAGGTCGGCAAAAACCGACGGTACAACTCCAGATAATCGACACTAGCACCTTGGCCGCGTAAACGCTCAGCCAGCAACTCTCGCCCCCCCTGCCCCCGCAGGATCAATACACGCGCATCGTCAACAGCGACAGCCTCGCGCAACCTGGGCAATTCAAGCAAGGCCTCGCTGTCATCCCCAACCTCGGGGTAGCTCACATCCAGGCCATGGTCAGCCAGAACCTGGGCCGTGGCCGCGCCGACACTGAACCACGGCAAGGCCGGCACCGCTGGCGCGTACTGGTCGAGCAACTGCAGCGCCCGGCGCGCGGCCGGCTTGCTCACCACGATCACCGCACAATAGCGATCCAGGTGCTGAAAAACCGCCTGGTGCTCGGCAGTGATGGGCAAGGGTTGGGTTTCCAGCAATGGCAGGCTGCTGCTGAAGATACCGGCGTCGGACAACGAGGCCGCCAGGGCTGCCGATTCCTCGGCAGGCCGCGTCAGCAGCACACGCCAGCCGGTCACTGTGGACCGGCCTCGCCATAGACTTTTTGCAGAATGGCGCCGGCGCCTTTTGCCAGGAGTTCTTCGGCTACCTGCACGCCCAGGCTCGCGGCCTCGGTTTGTGGCCCGCGGGTTTCAGCCGTGAGCAACAAACCGCCGTCGGGATCACCCACCAGGCCGCGCAGCCAGAGGTTGTCACCCTCAAGGACCGCGTAGCAGGCAATCGGCACCTGGCAGCCACCGTTGAGGTGCTTGTTCAGGGCACGCTCGGCGGTGACCCGCACTTCGGTTGGCTGGTGATCGAGGGGTTTGAGCAGCGCCTGGATTTCCAGGTCTGCGGTGCGGCATTCGATACCGACGGCACCCTGGCCTCCAGCCGGCAGGCTATCTTCGACATTGATGGCAGAGGTGATGCGCTCTTCAAAGCCCAGGCGAATCAGGCCTGCGGCCGCCAGGATAATCGCGTCGTACTCGCCGGCATCCAGCTTGGCCAGGCGGGTATTGACGTTGCCCCGCAGGAAGCGGATCTGCAAGTCCGGGCGACGGGTCAGCAACTGGGCCTGTCGACGCAGGCTGGAGGTGCCGACGATGCTGCCCTGCGGCAGCTCATCAAGGGAGGCGTAGGTATTGGACACGAAGGCATCGCGCGGGTCTTCACGCTCGCAGATGCAATACAGGCCCAGTCCTTGGGGAAAGTCCATCGGCACATCTTTCATCGAGTGCACGGCGATGTCGGCTTCATTCTCCAGCAGAGCGGTTTCCAACTCTTTGACGAACAAACCCTTGCCACCGATTTTCGACAGCGGCGAGTCGAGCAGCTTGTCGCCACGACTGACCATGGGCACCAGGGACACCGTGAGCCCCGGATGGGCTTGCTCAAGGCGGGCTTTGACGTATTCGGCCTGCCACAAGGCCAGGGCGCTTTTACGGGTGGCGATGCGGATTTCGCGAGAGGACATGGATCAATCCGTACTGAATAGATACGGCAGATAATAACAGCTCAGGCAGAACCGCCTTGATTTGAATCAGCAAGTGCGGGGCCTCCCTGGCCGCTGCGCACCGGGATTCGGGGCATGCAGGTCGCTACAGCCCTCGGGCTAAAGCTGCTGCATCATCTTGCGCACGCCTGCGACATGGCGCCGGCTGACGATCAACGCGTCGCCGTTGAGCCCTTTGAGGAACAACTGAAAATGCCCCAGGGGTGTGCGTTGCAGGCGTTCGATACGCTCGCGGGCCACCAGCGCGTTGCGGTGGATACGTACGAAGCGCTCGCCAAATTCGTCTTCCAGGGCCTTGAGTGGCTCATCGAGCAACACTTCACCGTGCTCGTGACGCAGGGTCACGTACTTGTGATCGGCAATGAAATAAATGACCTGGTCCACGGGAATCAGCTCGATCCCCTTGCGGGTCCTCGCGCTGATATGGCTGCGCGGGCCGTTGCCACTTTGCGCCGCCGGCTGGGTCAGGGCAGCCAGTTGCACCCGATTGGGCCGCTCGGCTTTCTTCAAAGCCTTGAGCAGCGCATCGGCCGATACCGGCTTGGCCAGGAAACTGACGCCACTTGCCTCCAGGGTCTCGGAGGAGAACTCCTCGTCGGTCGCGCACAACACCAGCGCCGGCGGCGACTCGCGTTCACTCAAGCGGGCGGCAACCTGCAAGCCATCAAGGCCCGGCATGCGGATATCGAGGAGCACCACGTCCGGCTTGAGGCTTTCGATCAAGGTCAATGCCTCGTCGCCACTGGACGCACTCGGTTCAAGGGCTGTGTATCCCTCGAGCTCACTGACCATACGGCTCAGTCGCTCGCGGGCTTGGGGTTCGTCATCAACGATCAGGACATTCATATTGCGCTGGATTCCTGCGTGAGTCTCGCACAAGGATAGCGTAGACAGGTGCGGTGACTTCCGTCACGGCGATCCACGCTAAGACTAGCGTGAGCGGCAAAAAGTGCCCCGAGAGCGACACCAATATTTACCCGGACCTGTTCAATACCGCCCAAAACCCGATACCGCAGGGCATCGTCATAGGGTTTGCTGATACTCAATATGAACACCCCCTCTACGTTAAGGTTAGCCTGGAGTTCGACCTCATCGCCTGGCATTGGTGCACTGCACCCCTGTCAGTGCAACTGTAGACGCTCACGAAGCCGACATTGCTCAATCGTCAAATATCGTTTCAATAAACACCCTTTGTTTACCTCAGGATCCGCTCGGGTGAAACCCCCGCTTTCACTCCTGCCTCCAGTCTCATCCCGGACGCGGCCAACGGCAAGGCACTTCGCCATCCATCAAACAAATAAAAATGCCGACACGGCGTATCAACGCCTCCACGGGCAACCCTGTTATTATCGGCGGCACACTTTCATGCCTCTTTTAAGCAGACCACGAGCGAATCCATGAGCACCGACAAGACCAATCAGTCCTGGGGCGGCCGCTTCAGTGAGCCCGTCGACGCCTTCGTCGCGCGCTTCACCGCCTCCGTCAATTTCGACCAGCGCCTCTATCGCCACGACATCATGGGCTCCATCGCCCACGCCACCATGCTGGCCAAGGTCGGCGTGCTGACCGATGCCGAACGCGACAGCATCATCGATGGCCTGACCACCATCCGTGGCGAAATCGAGGCCGGCACCTTCGACTGGCGCGTGGACCTTGAAGATGTGCACATGAATATCGAGGCGCGCCTGACCGACCGCATCGGCGTGACCGGCAAGAAGCTGCACACCGGGCGTAGCCGCAACGACCAGGTGGCCACCGATATCCGCTTGTGGCTGCGTGATGAAATCGACCTGATCCTGGCCGAAATCACCCGCCTGCAAAAAGGCCTGCTGGAACAGGCAGAGCGTGAATCGGACACCATCATGCCCGGCTTCACCCACCTGCAGACCGCGCAGCCCGTGACATTCGGCCACCACCTGTTGGCCTGGTTCGAAATGCTCAGCCGCGACTACGAGCGCCTGGTCGATTGCCGCAAGCGCGCCAATCGCATGCCCCTGGGCAGCGCCGCACTGGCCGGCACCACTTACCCGATTGACCGCGAATACACCGCGCAACTGCTGGGTTTCGACGCCGTGGGCGGCAACTCCCTGGACGGCGTGTCGGATCGTGACTTCGCCATCGAGTTCTGTGCAGCAGCCAGCATTGCGATGATGCACCTGTCG
The Pseudomonas hygromyciniae genome window above contains:
- a CDS encoding uroporphyrinogen-III synthase encodes the protein MTGWRVLLTRPAEESAALAASLSDAGIFSSSLPLLETQPLPITAEHQAVFQHLDRYCAVIVVSKPAARRALQLLDQYAPAVPALPWFSVGAATAQVLADHGLDVSYPEVGDDSEALLELPRLREAVAVDDARVLILRGQGGRELLAERLRGQGASVDYLELYRRFLPTYDPDVLTQRIDVERLNGLVVSSGQGFLHLQGLAGADWPRVAQLPLFVPSPRVAEMARAAGAEKVVDCRGASAAALLVALRSQPVPTL
- a CDS encoding disulfide bond formation protein B, giving the protein MSLAPSRSLFFLAFMAGVLTLGASFYLEYGALLRPCFLCLIQRSLLAVFTLINLVAAIHGPRRVGIYLYWAASMGCALLGAVTAVRQVLLQNIPPEQIPNCWPSLEYMIENLSLGQALQLAFKGTVDCVEINWTLFDLSIPEWSLLFFVAMLILGATQFSRLLPGQNLRFVKH
- a CDS encoding LytR/AlgR family response regulator transcription factor, with translation MNVLIVDDEPQARERLSRMVSELEGYTALEPSASSGDEALTLIESLKPDVVLLDIRMPGLDGLQVAARLSERESPPALVLCATDEEFSSETLEASGVSFLAKPVSADALLKALKKAERPNRVQLAALTQPAAQSGNGPRSHISARTRKGIELIPVDQVIYFIADHKYVTLRHEHGEVLLDEPLKALEDEFGERFVRIHRNALVARERIERLQRTPLGHFQLFLKGLNGDALIVSRRHVAGVRKMMQQL
- the hemC gene encoding hydroxymethylbilane synthase translates to MSSREIRIATRKSALALWQAEYVKARLEQAHPGLTVSLVPMVSRGDKLLDSPLSKIGGKGLFVKELETALLENEADIAVHSMKDVPMDFPQGLGLYCICEREDPRDAFVSNTYASLDELPQGSIVGTSSLRRQAQLLTRRPDLQIRFLRGNVNTRLAKLDAGEYDAIILAAAGLIRLGFEERITSAINVEDSLPAGGQGAVGIECRTADLEIQALLKPLDHQPTEVRVTAERALNKHLNGGCQVPIACYAVLEGDNLWLRGLVGDPDGGLLLTAETRGPQTEAASLGVQVAEELLAKGAGAILQKVYGEAGPQ
- a CDS encoding uroporphyrinogen-III C-methyltransferase, yielding MSETALPKDEAQPALDAPVETPVTTPRRGNGLAVFALLLGAAGVAAGGWGLWQVRALQASSQQQLGQVRTLDEQSQGIQQAQQQLAARLAQLPGADELEERRRLVVQLQGDQQRLNQRLETVLGASRKDWRLAEAEHLLRLASLRLSALQDINSAQALVQGADEILREQSDPGSYAAREQLAKSLAALRSVEQPDRTGLYLQLAALRDQVVQLAAVSPEYQLQESPQGRPSSDTDSRWSQWWEQISRYFRIDFNPDDNIRPLLAGQGLNQVRLALSLALEQAQWAALNGEPAVYARALGEARSVLQGNFNQDNPQSQAMLARITELEPKAVSVVTPDLAASLSAVQAYLERRHLSADEAKASAGKPATQE
- a CDS encoding heme biosynthesis protein HemY, whose protein sequence is MKRFYVILVLAIALALALAVGISKHTGYVLISYPHVLHYESGLWSTLVAVFVVGLAIYLLRVLLGLVTTSGGVVNPWSRRNRSRRVQVAIEQGQMDLAEGRWASAERHLHRAAEAERQPLLYYLGAARAANEQGRYEESDSLLERALERQPQAELAVALSHAQLQMDRGDTDAALVTLQAMHERHPHNAQVLRQLQRLHQQRGDWSSVIRLLPELRKDKVLPATELAELERRAWGENLSLAVQREEHGEAGLQSLERAWQQLTSAQRQEPQLVLAYAEQLRQLGADAKAEEALRVALKRGYDSHLIRLYGLLRGGDSARQLKFAEGWLKDHPGDASLLLTLGRLCLQNSLWGKARDYLESSLQVQRNPEACAELARLLAQLGDAERSNQLFQEGLGLLDSRLLASPLPVPARV
- the argH gene encoding argininosuccinate lyase, whose protein sequence is MSTDKTNQSWGGRFSEPVDAFVARFTASVNFDQRLYRHDIMGSIAHATMLAKVGVLTDAERDSIIDGLTTIRGEIEAGTFDWRVDLEDVHMNIEARLTDRIGVTGKKLHTGRSRNDQVATDIRLWLRDEIDLILAEITRLQKGLLEQAERESDTIMPGFTHLQTAQPVTFGHHLLAWFEMLSRDYERLVDCRKRANRMPLGSAALAGTTYPIDREYTAQLLGFDAVGGNSLDGVSDRDFAIEFCAAASIAMMHLSRFSEELVLWTSAQFQFIDLPDRFCTGSSIMPQKKNPDVPELVRGKSGRVFGALMGLLTLMKGQPLAYNKDNQEDKEPLFDAADTLRDSLRAFADMIPAIKPKHAIMREAALRGFSTATDLADYLVRRGLPFRDCHEIVGHAVKYGVDTGKDLAEMSLEELRQFSDQIEQDVFAVLTLEGSVNARNHIGGTAPAQVKAAVARGQTLLASR